The following DNA comes from Triticum aestivum cultivar Chinese Spring chromosome 3D, IWGSC CS RefSeq v2.1, whole genome shotgun sequence.
TCATGGACTTGATGAGGCTTGAAGCCTCCGACTGGCACTTCATAGATGTGCCTTTCTTTTGTGGATAGAAGCTTCAAGCAGAACCTTGCTCAGGCTTTATGCTCTCTCTCGGAGGTATCTTCAGCAAATGCTTCATTGTGTCGTATGCGGTGAAACCAATAGCCACTGAGGGTACCACCTGCAAAATTACCAGTATTTAACATGAGAAAAGTTATACTCATGTGAACTGCAAATTTCCTTCATGACATGAAGGAACACTCTCCAACAGACACGGCTTTTAGCTTAAAACATTTCATGGACAGGTACCAGAAACTGGAAAGCAAAGCAAAGCATGTGATTTAATAATGTTAATTATGTCCAAGGATACACCAATTAAATCAAGTTAAACACAAAAGAATTTGGGGATGCCATATAAGAGCCACCAGGAAGCGTCTTTGTGCTATATGTCAATGGGACATCAAGTCAcagatgcaaaaaaaaaaaaaaaagcttcTATGTAATTTAAAACACAATAGAAATGCCACATTTCAGACAAGGTTGCCGAGCATCAGCCAGAATAATCTACTCATCGACAACTGTTCGCTGGCAAAGGGTTCACAAGAAAGCTGTACAGATTGCTTAACGGCCTGTCCAGGTTTGCAGGGATTAAGGGGGATTTAGCTCAATTTCCTACCAATCCCCTTTAATCCCAGCAGATCCCTACCAAACTGAACATGCCCCAAGGGGATTCAACAAAATTGGGGGacacttaattttctttcttctaTCATGTCCTGTAAATGGAAGTGCGACTCAGGCAGGCTAAAACAGCAGAACAGAGTGCAAATCCTCCTAAAATATTCAGACTATCAAGGAGTTAATCTAATTGGCTGGAGCAACATAGACGTCCAAGATTGTCTGGCGTGTTCAATACTAAATGTGCACCTTTTGAAGTGCAAGTAGAAAACAAAATCGGAACTGTAAAAAGAAAACTTAATGCGTAACCGTCACCAGGACTACCTTGATATAATTGAGGCTCAGACCAGCAAATAATTGTCTCCATCCCTGTGTTTGTTTGATGATCTTAAGCCCCTGGAATGTACCTGTTATTCGTGGGCCACCAGACTGATCATGCTGCAGATGACTTTGAACCTAAAAAGTGGCAAATAAGAAGTGATGAACAATTGACGGGTTTGTTAAGAACATTTAAAATGATCGTCTAAAAGTACGAAGTATCATATGGAACAAATGAAGTACCTGCATTTGTCTCCTGACTACATCTAGTGGGTAGGTTAAAGTCTGTCCAAATAAACCAGCTGCGGCACCACAGGATAGTTTTAATGTGACAGAATTTTTGTAATCTTCAGGTACGTGTGCCTTCAGCCCTTCATATATGTAGAATTTAAGACCAGCATAGGGGAGTATTCCCATTAGCGTTGGACCTGAATGCAAATAGCTCAGATTGAGGCATCAACAGTATAACAACCACAGCGAAAATAAAGGTAATAAAATTATCTAGACACAAAATAATAAGAATATATATGGCTCACAGCAAGTATAGATGGTGTTTAAGTACTAGTGGTATAACATGGCTGTAAGACTGTATCCATACCTACTCCACGATACAGCGCCCGCACTCCACCTTCTGAGTAAACACCTCTGAAGACATCTTTTATTCCTCCATATGATGGTGGAGCACTTGGCCTTTTCAAACCATTGCTCAGTTGATCATTGTTATTAACCTGTAAGCAATGTAAAACAAGTTCAACACAACAGAATGAAAGTTAAAAAATAGCAATTCAAACAACACAAGGGATCTtcctagaatttgggaacatcaCTACTACTAGAACccagaaacaaaattgtattgaaGGAACAACATACTTGTTCACAAGAGATGACTGATGGACAGTTCAGAGTTTAGGCACCATTTTCTAGTGGTAATGTGATTTACTAGTTTACTAGTCCGTGAACTTGCACAGATAGGTGTTGTTATCTCACAGCAGCATAATGCAAACAGTTGAGCAGGAATACACTTTATGCAATGTACTTTACAAAAATGCTTAGGTAATCCCCTGAGCAACGTAATCAGGTGTTGACCTCCTGAACCTACAAAAGTACTGCCTCAATGCTTCAAAAGGAAGTTTATAAATTTTGTCTTAAGGCAAACGGTGCAAAGTTTGAACATGTTTGACTTCAAACAAAATTATTAAGCCTTTCAAGGATGGAGGGAGTATGCCAAAATACAGCCTGGTGGCGGTTTAGGATGCCAGATTTGCTAAAATATGGATGTGGTTTTGTCGTGCGTGCAGCTTATATCAGCACATTCTCTAACAGCCCAGCAACATCCTAGTCAGTTATAGCAGATAAAAATGGTTCCTCATTCCAACATAATGAACTGATGTTTCATCAAATACTGAAGTTCTTACAAAATTAATCATCAGACAAATATCCAGAACACTGTAGAAAAAGGATTTTTATTTTGTTGTCATCATAGCAAAATTTGGTGACTTAAGGTACATACGTGACAAACCGACATCCATGTCAGCGAAATCACACCTCAAAGTTCCTCGATGAACCAGCTCTCTATATTCAGGGGTGTATATCTGTTTGTGCAGTACAAGAGTTGAATGGAATTGTGTGTGTCCGAGTGTGAGTGTACAAGTATGTCCAGGGAGAGGCAGGAGAGGGGGGAGGGGACAAAGTTATAGAAGCGCCTTTCACCAATTTGTTGGGTATCAGTTTTAAGATcgtttttgcaaacaattttgttGACTGTATGATTAATTATTACCTTATCAAACCAATTTGATACTCAGTACTAAGACTGTGCTCTACGATTGAGTATGAATATGTAAGCACAGGAGTACACAGTAATACGACAACAACAAAGCCTGCTAAAATGTGAGCACACAGTACAATACCTGGAATGCAAGCTTGGTCCTAGCCAAGTCCAAGGGATAAGTGCACAAGACTGCAGTCCCCCCTGATGCTGAGCCTGCTAAAAGATCTACCACAGGTCCTGTGCCAAGTGTAGGGCAGTTACCCAAGATCCAACACCTGTATCGCTCATACGCCATATAATGTAATGCAGCATAAGGAACAATTCTTAACACACTGGCACCATTTCCCCTGAAGTAGTACCAAGGCATGGTTAGCTAAACATATTATATGCATCTTCTGTAATAATAGTATACAAGTAATGACTTGAATTGCAACATACTTGTAAAATCCCAAGACGCCATCATGTTTTCTCAGTTTATTCAAGGATTTCAGAACTCCGAGAGACCTGAACTCATTTGTTCTAGTCTGCAGAATCAGAAAGTAAGAATGTGTTAGCAATCATAATCATTTAGAAACTTATAACTTGAATGAGAACATCTAAACCTCCCAAAATAGTATCACGCGCAAATTAGGCATGCAAAACTAATGAAGCAGCTGGCAGCTACTGCCGCATCTTGCATATACAAGACCAACAGAAGCAGACACTATCAATCCTATGGAAGTGGAACTTGCTACCTCTCACATCAAGAATAGCCTTCTTTACAAAAGATGAATAAGAGGATTCACCAAATGGCACCACAAGTTGCATGGAGAAGATGTCAGAATGCTGAGAAAATCTCTCATGACCATATCCCAGCAATGCAGCCCTCCAAAATCTCTCATGCTTAATGGAACAACGTTAATAGACCTAGGCATGCTTATGGTACAGAATGTAGAAGCGCCTATAGCACAGCCTCACATCTGCAAGTCTGCAACTGCCAGGCGTGCCATGTAAATCGGTTTCACTAACACAGAGCTAATGTTCTATGTCAACAGAACTGATGCACAAAGGCACACTTGCGAATCAGTTTCATTGGCATGGGACTCGTGTCGAGGGACGTCCAGTCACATTCAATCACAGGCTTAGGAGAGGCGTGTCCTTCTCAATATTAAGGAGCGTGTTATCACATTCACGGGCTTCAAAATCGCCTTTCGACTAACAACAATCTTGACGTTGACATATCATGCCTAAAGCCGCATACCCACGAAAACTCCATGAACAAAATCTCTATCATCCATGTGGGCGGAGGAAACGAACCTGTAGCAATATCTTGAGGCGCTCGAGCGGCGCGATGGCGGTCTTGGAGAAAGCACCGGCGACCCCGCCGGCAATCATCTCCTTGGCGAAGACGGGCATGAGGTCCAGCGCGCAGAGGTCGACCCGGGCCGCCGCCACGGCAGCCGAGCCCTGCGAGGGGGTACCCATGCCGACGGCGCGCTCCTTTCATCCAAATCAAGCACCCCCAGCGCGAAGAATATCCTCCTGGGGCGCCGGCCCGAAGGATCCCGCCGGGCGGGTCACGCGCGCGGCGGTCCGGTCAGGCCAGCCCGGCCTTGCGGCCCacggctcctccgccgccgccggatttGACCGAGGCGACGACCTGCTTCCCACGGCCACGGGGGTCGATTTGCGGTTTGCTCTTGCACTTTTTTTTGGAGATATATAATATAATAAAAATGAATGTTGAGGATGGAGGGGGAGAAGTGCAGGGCGTGGCGTGGTGGCGGTGGCCGAAGGGGCGATGAGTAATATGCGGGAGAATCTTCGCGGCCAAACCTTAAATATCAACGCCGGTTGCCAGGAAAGCAGGTGTGCTGCTTTGGTTCGCGTGTGGCGCCCTACTACCCGTGCGTGGAAATGTCTGGCGAGTCTTGTTCCGAAACGTGCAGTCCAAGGAGTCGTACACGTGAAGAGTCCAAATTGCACTTTTCCCTTTTGAGATGAGAATCCGCCCATCGTTCGGCGGAAACATGTCCGATTTGTGCAACTTCAATGCAAAAAGAGATCACATCGAAGGAGTACAAAGGAATCATCTGGTAATAAAACTTTGGatgtgtctaggacacatctaaatATGCTCTAATTATTGCACATCTAGAATCAAGCATAAAGAGAAaaaaatatccacacgaatctcaATGTAAGATTAATGACAtgggacttagatgtgcaataattatggaacatctagatgtgctttagcaaaactgtaaaACTTTTTTGCAGGGTAATAATGAGTTTTTATCCATTTTGGCACTAATTGTGTCGCACTAAATAATTGCCACTAAAAATTTCAACTTCTCAAAAATGACTATTAAGTGTGCAAAAAAACACCACGCAACACCGTTATCATTTGGTCAAAGGCCATTGATCGGGTTGAAGTGACCAAAATACCCCTAAACCACACTTATCAACGCTATCCTATAacccgtgggtcccagttgtcagcaCAGAGAATGAAACTATAACCAAAAGTAACAAGACGTGGGGATTCGTTCACCCGCACGTGAAACTTAAAAATTAGGACCCATATGTTACAGTGAGTCGTGGAGGGAACACTGGCAAGTGGTGTCCGGGGATATTTTGGTCACTTCACCCTGGTCAATGATCTTTGACCGATCGGTAATGGTATCGAGTGACTTTTTAGCACATGCTTACCGGAAGGATGTATTTTTCAAGTAGTTGAAAACTTCTAATGAAAATTTTGAATGGTATGACACAACTACCGTAAAATTGCTAGAGCATCTGCAACCGGACCCCTCAAACCCACCTCATACGCCTGGGCGGGCTGCCCATCCACGATTTTTTGACGCAGACGGGCCCTTCAAACGGCCCTCAAACGCCCGGGTTGACCGgcacccccatatccagcccaaatatggggtggATATGGGGGCGCCTAGGCGCCCGagcacgcccgccacgtcggactgaCGAAAGGGTCCCGGCCGGAAACGCCCTCAAACCCAGCGGTCCGAAACTCGTCTCCTCCGTCGGACCggtggcgcagctccagcaggcCGCGTGGTGCATTGCCCGGCTATTTAAGTCGACCGGCGGCACCGAAACCCTACCATCCATCCCCATTTTTCTCctcatgtccgccgccgccgccactttccactccacccttccgcctagtagccatgcccccatgccgccgggtgaggagcgagccctttctgacgccggagcgccggctcgagctccttgagcagatcccgGCTAGGCGCTAAGCCCGGAtcgccgcggggctacctccggatgaagtggatccggaggaggagttggaggaggaggtggtggtggaggaggacgagggcgaTGGCGAAGAGGCAGGCCATCCTCGATTCCCTCTGGACGGAGTCGGCTGTGGAGGCAAGACGCCGTCATCAGCAAGAGATGGAGGCGCAAGAGACCGCGGAGGAGGCGGAGATgttcgcctacatggatgaggtcgagcaggaggaggatgagtCGAAGCCCTCCTACCCGGCACCGTCGTCGTGGACATCTGCGAGTACGTAGATTAGCCAGGGTAGTACGTAGATGTAGTGCGTAGGATTACTTTTACACGTTTTGTATGGATCTAGGGGTTGAAAACTGGCAGAGGCAGATGCAAAGTGGCTAATTTAAGGCGTGCCTGGTCAATGCACGCGGGCGCgtccgggcgcgtccgcgggcgtttgaggggcctgATTTGCAAAGTCTGGTTGTAGGTGCTCTTAAAAGGCCAATACTTTAAGCGCTCCCTTTGCACAGTGATGTGGAGTGGTATGTTGGAGTTGAAATCCTCAAAAGGATGAGAGATAGGCCTTCATCTCTCTCAGaatataaaatactccctccgtccggtgaagagtgcACATCTAGAGATTTTACGACAAATTATGAAGTGAAATAAAAAATGCATTCGAAAAGCGCAAGctaccatctctctcttctttaattaacCAACCCCCAATgtgctaagtgcatgtagaaattaagaatACCATGTGCAGAttgttattggtcttgattaccgtgtgatgagagagaagtatttttttctactttaaagtgcattgggaagatagaagtacactcttttatGGACAAATTTTGAAGCCAAACGTACACTCtttaccggacggagggagtagcatgtaAAGGAATTTGGACGTGATAGGCAAGGCAGACGTTTATCATCTCATTTAACCCGCGCCCACTGCGTGTGGCTGTGCCCGAGAAGTCCCGGGTAACTTCTGCCTCGATTGTTACCCAAGTGGACACACCAAGGGTGAGTATCTGGACATGTAACGTTTGCCTTTAtaattcaggacatgacatgaagtcaacaaagcctctcccaccatgccttagataaaataagcagtgtctaacatggcattcatcAAGTCAGTCAATGTGCGACTTTCTCTCTCGGTAACCCCGTTTGATTGGGgcgaatagggaggcgtcctctcgtgaataataccgtgttcctcacaaaattcattAATACTTtgggaaaatactctccaccacgatccgACCTAAcacgcttgatctttctctctagtttactttcaacttcagctttatagattttaaagtagtctaaaGCTTCAactttagtttgcaacaaataaacatagcagcatatagtcgcatcatcaatcaacGTTATAAATATCTCTTTTTGCCTTTTGTCAACACACCTTTCTCTCAcatagatcagaatgtatgagttctagaggtgtCAAGTTCCTATCCTCGGCAGCCGTAggaggctttcgaggttgcttcGATTGCACtcaactatggcacttagaacctttggcaacaGTGAAATTCGGAATTAGACTCATactggatagccgagacattaaaccaaaattaatgtggcataaacgagagtgccaaacacttgcatcatcattaatactagcacaaatttggtttactgacttattgcaaaaatctgaaaggGAAAAGTAGAACATGTCTCCGCACTCATAgcattttgttggaaatatgccttagaggctgttgggaaacgtagtagaaaacaaaaaatatatCGCCCTACgaacacccaggaacaatatgaataTGCATAACGGGTTGTGATCAACGATCGTTACCAACTCCGGTAGTGCAGCGGAAGTAAACGAGTCAGTGTAGATCatacttgaagtccctcgaacaTCGATCACGATCCCGCGAACCGCCCATGAACGATCCCtcgaacggaagaccgaaagcacggcctctctacttgattgcaaagcgtacggtcttcacgatcgGGCAGTGCtttgccgtccagagctaatcatcgctggataattagagggaggagattagtgttgggaaacgttgcatggaaaacaaaaaatttcaacgcacacgcaatatctatccatggagatgcataacaacaagaggggagagcgtgtctacgtaccctcatagactgtaagcggaagcatttagtaacgcggttgatgtagtcgaacttcttcgcgatccaaccgatcgagtaccgaacatacggcacctccgcgttcagcacacgttcagcttggtgaggtcctcgccttcttgatccaacaagacggcgaagtagtggatgagttccggcagcacgacggcgtggtgaccgtgagggtgaagctatctccgcagggcttcgcctaagcactacgaaaaaatgaccgagggacgaaactgtggagggggcaccgcacacggctaagcaattatTGTGGTTTTGTGTGGTGCccctcccatatatatatataggtggggggagggaggagcagccaaggaggtgccccaagtaggtcgaatcctacttggggtcctccccaagccccgccccctttcctttctaggtgagcggggaaaggcaggggagggtggtgccccccttttcctttctcccatgagaggggaaagcaggaggggctagccctccccctttccttccctagggtcggcggccagggagaggggtgcgccagcccccttgtgggctggtgtgtctctccccttggcccattaggcccatagacctcccgggggagtccggaaccccttccggtgcctCGTTGACTACCCAATGCAGTCCGAGGTGTcagaatatcatcgtcctatatatcaatctttacctccggaccattttggagctccccgtcatgtcagtgatctcatctggtactccgaactacattcgatcaccaaatcatataactcatataacactatatcgtcaacgaacgttaagcgtgcggaccctatgggttcgagaactatgtagacatgaccgagacacctctccggtcaataaccaatagcggaacctggatgcccatattggctcctactacgaagatctttatcggtcgaactttatgacaacatacgtaattacctttgtccatcggtatgttacttgcccgagattcgatcgtcggtatcttcatacctagttcaatctcgttactggaaagtctctttagtcgttccgtaatacatcatcttgcaactcactccttagtcactttgcttgcaaggcttcttatgatgtgtattattgagatggcctagagatacctctccgatacttagagtgacaaatcctaatctcgatctatgccaactcaacaaacaccttcagagatacctgtagagcatctttatgatcacctagttacgttgtgacatttgatagcacacaaggcattcctccggtatccgggagttgcataatctcatagtcaaaggaatatgtatttgacattaagaaaccttaaccatctttgatcaacgagctagtctagtagaggctcactagggacacgatatttgtttatgtatccacacatgtatctaagtttccaatcaatacaattatagcatgaataataaacctttatcatgaataaggaaatataaaataacaactttattattgcctctagggcatatttccttcagtctcccacttgccctagagtcaataatctagattacattgtaatgaatctaacacccatggagtcttggtgttgatcatgttttgctcgtggaagaggcttagtcaatgggtcttctatattcagatccgtatgtattttgcaaacttttATGTCTCCATCCTTAaccttttcacaaatggagttgaagcatctcttgatgtgtttggtttctcttgtgaaacctggattccttcacaaaggcaattgctccagtgttgtcacaaaagattttcattggacccaatgcattGGGTATTGCatccagatcggatatgaactccttcatccagactccttcatgtgctgcttccaaagcagctatgtagtCTGCTTTACACATAGATCcggccacgatgctctgcttggaactgcaccaattgacagctccaccattatatacgtatccagtttgtggcttagagtcatccagatcagtgtcgaaGCAAGCATcggcgtaaccatttacgatgagctcttcgtcacctccataaacgagaaacatatccttgcactacaaaaaaaaagacacatccgtgacattttgggccgaacgaaaatcttttctgtcatacttatgacacttctatgacgataattgtgacaaaacccggtatcatcatagatgtggtggggtcctacttttatgacaaaaacacatgacagaaaatgggcttttcgtcctgggcgggccggagacggagttgcatgacattctttgggccgtccatgacagaaaaaaccatggtagaagcaagggcgcggaaaatatcggggagtccccggctacggtgggtggtcgggggccgagcgatgcgcgtttctctcgtacgtacgcgcgtgtgtgcgaggcgttgggctctaactgaacccgagcgattgcactgcaggctacgcgttactgaacccgagcgatcgatcaatggttgttaactgaacccgatcgagcgattccttcgctactgctgctaactgaagccgatcgatgctgcctctggatgaacagtgagcgttgggggggggtgtggatgaacagttcccagtgggggtggatgaacaggaccccgtggcgttgcttctggatgaacagtgagcgttgctgggggttggatgaacagttctcggtgggggtggatgaacaggaccccgatcgttcgagccggttcgggctggatgaacaggaccccgtggagggcaggatgaacaggaccaccccgtggagggcaggatgaatagttgacggtggagggctggatgaacagtagcccgtggaggggtggttgaataggagcccgtggagagggctggttgaacagtagccggtggagtagcacgtggtggaggctggatgaacaggagcccgtggatgaacagtcgcaggtggaggctggaggaggtcgacggtggatgaacagtagcctgtggaggctggaggggtcgacggtggagatgaacaatatcccgtggagtcccgttttgcggtacgccacacccctcccgatgaacaggacccccgtttcgaccgtagcgctccaacacaagtccgttccctccgttttgcggtacgccacacccctcccgatcaacaggacccccgtttcgaccgtaggaggtccgtttcctccgttttgcggtacgccagacccctcccgatgaataggatcccgttttgaacgtggccggtcgaacacaaggccgtttcctccgttctgcggtatgccaggcctcgtttccatcggctattccgtccaagccctcccgatgaacatgatgacgcattccattccgacctagccggttggctccccatgaacacgacgacgacgttgtttctccgttccgacccagccatgtacacgagccctagccgtacgtacgcggagtaggcgttcgagaccccgcccgtatgtacgtacgtggccgtatttactttcttgcaccctggccgctgtacgtacgtgtacatgctacgtgcacgcctctactacgacacgtgcgcgcctctacatcgaccagtatgtacatacacattcgcaaccagaatgacaacgctacgtatgcttcgaccaggtgggtcccgactgtcaggcacttccttgcctgtgaagatgtagccggtgggtcccagcagtcaagggggcgaatcattttttttgcccggacgcacttccttgcgtgcgaagatgtagctggtgggtcccagcagtcaggggaaacatttttttcacgaaatacggtggcctgtccggtgggtccctgctgtcaggtggaggaataattattttgcacgtaataaggaggcacttccttgctgcggccatggacccaactgtcagcctctccacgtacagtccacgtccgatggaagctgttccttgaccacgttgaccacgccgcgccgagagcaccagggtggtggacgacggcgaggcctaggaaggggacgacgcggagccggggaagacgcggtagtggaagcccgcgcggagaggagtacgagggttcactagttcggctgcggtgtgaggctgccgtcgccacagggcctggccagcggtgggaatagtagggggcggtgaggcctccgcggcagcacagccggccacgggaggcaggagcatgcggcactaccggcgctgctttgggcggctggagcaacaagaccagaggttgaagaagcactacgaccgttggatggacatcgtacggtcactggagctagaat
Coding sequences within:
- the LOC123078844 gene encoding mitochondrial carrier protein CoAc1, yielding MGTPSQGSAAVAAARVDLCALDLMPVFAKEMIAGGVAGAFSKTAIAPLERLKILLQTRTNEFRSLGVLKSLNKLRKHDGVLGFYKGNGASVLRIVPYAALHYMAYERYRCWILGNCPTLGTGPVVDLLAGSASGGTAVLCTYPLDLARTKLAFQVNNNDQLSNGLKRPSAPPSYGGIKDVFRGVYSEGGVRALYRGVGPTLMGILPYAGLKFYIYEGLKAHVPEDYKNSVTLKLSCGAAAGLFGQTLTYPLDVVRRQMQVQSHLQHDQSGGPRITGTFQGLKIIKQTQGWRQLFAGLSLNYIKVVPSVAIGFTAYDTMKHLLKIPPRESIKPEQGSA